CAATGCAAATCAACGATCAGTCAGTAACGCTGTATCAAGTGAATGGGTTCCACTGTTTCACACTTAAGAAGACTCTTGTCAATTGAActtttgcgatgagctctggaaaattttattcttttggtGTAAAAGGAAAATGAACAGCAGAAATTTTTAGGTACCAACGCCCCAGCGTGACAGCACGGCACAGAGAGCAACGAAACATGAGTTCCAGGGCATTGAGAAAGTTGCAGAATGACGACGATTTGCTAGCTTCCATTCTGGCAAAATCTGCGCCTCCCAATGGCGATTCTGAGGACCACCAACCAACGATACAAAATCCCAAGAAGCAAAACTTCTTCGCACTAATgaatgatgaagaaggcGAAGACGATAATGATGATGGCGTTGGATCGGAAGAGGAATCTAATTTTGCAGAACCGGTGAAAGTCACAGTTCAGACAAAGTCCGCAAAGAAGGccaacaagaaaagaaagcagaagaagaagaaccaagCTGTAAAAGGCAACCACGTACAAGAAAACGACGAGAACGAGaatgacgacgacgattCTGATTTTGAGAGACTCATCTTGAAGTTccagaagaaggacatTGCGCAGTCGAGGAGTAGGACGTTTGATGGGAGCGACGAATATTTTACTGCCTCAGAATCAGAAAATGAGGACAACACAAGGGAGGCGGACGCTTCAGATATAATCACCCGAAAATGGAAGTACGACAACGCATTTACCAAATTCCCAATAAAGAGCCTGCACAAATACAAGAACCTGTTCAACACCGACTTTAAGAAATTGGATCCGCACACTGAGTTCAAATTGCTGTTTGATGACATCTCTGCAGAATCATTAGAAGACATCGACTCTATGTCGTCCACAGCAATCTCACCACAGTACCTaaaacaaattcaaagaatgaaaaGAATTGTTAGGAACTGGGGAGGGAAAGATCATCGCAGCGTACCAAATGGCCCTGGTGGTAGTGTCCACCGTTTACAGTTCACCAAAGTTAGAAACGACTGGTTGCCAACTCCAAGAGGGGAACTTTCCATGAAGATGCTCTCTCAGGAAGACGTTTTAGACTGGCAATTGTGGCAACGTCCCACAGACTGGAAGGACGTCATCATGGAGGACGTGAAGCGCTGGCAGAAATACGTCACTTTCTACAAATTCGAACCCCTGAATACggatttgaacaagaaggcAATGACGGAATTCTACCTCAACGTTATTGCGAACCCAGACCATGAAGCATTAGTAAATTTAGTTGCTTCCCAGTTCCCTTACTTTGTTCCAGGTCTTCTACAAGTTGCATTGATTACTGTGAGACAGGGGGATAGGTCGAACACCAACGGACTCTTGCAAAGAGCCTTATTTGTATTTGACCGTGCTTTGAAAGCGACTTTGTCATTTGATTCTTTATCCTGCCAGCTTCCCTACATCTATTTTTACAACAGACAATTCTACCTGACCATCTTCCGCTACATCTTAACGCTTAGCCAGAGAGGTGCAATGGCAACAGCTAGCGAATGGTGCAAAGTCTTATGGTCATTGAGTCCATTGGAGGATCCACTAGGGTGCAGGTACTTCATAGATCATTACTTGTTGCTCAGCAATGATTATCAAACCATGATCAGCATGTCCACATCTGCATTGATGAATTGGTACAAGGAATGGTACACTTTAGGGTTTTCATTGGGTACCGTGTTAAGTTATTTGAGAATC
This sequence is a window from Huiozyma naganishii CBS 8797 chromosome 3, complete genome. Protein-coding genes within it:
- the RQC1 gene encoding Rqc1p (similar to Saccharomyces cerevisiae YDR333C; ancestral locus Anc_5.380) encodes the protein MSSRALRKLQNDDDLLASILAKSAPPNGDSEDHQPTIQNPKKQNFFALMNDEEGEDDNDDGVGSEEESNFAEPVKVTVQTKSAKKANKKRKQKKKNQAVKGNHVQENDENENDDDDSDFERLILKFQKKDIAQSRSRTFDGSDEYFTASESENEDNTREADASDIITRKWKYDNAFTKFPIKSLHKYKNLFNTDFKKLDPHTEFKLLFDDISAESLEDIDSMSSTAISPQYLKQIQRMKRIVRNWGGKDHRSVPNGPGGSVHRLQFTKVRNDWLPTPRGELSMKMLSQEDVLDWQLWQRPTDWKDVIMEDVKRWQKYVTFYKFEPLNTDLNKKAMTEFYLNVIANPDHEALVNLVASQFPYFVPGLLQVALITVRQGDRSNTNGLLQRALFVFDRALKATLSFDSLSCQLPYIYFYNRQFYLTIFRYILTLSQRGAMATASEWCKVLWSLSPLEDPLGCRYFIDHYLLLSNDYQTMISMSTSALMNWYKEWYTLGFSLGTVLSYLRIEDFDKAKLELQKCFNHHFLSLCEIYLEKLAGEPSLVSKIKTDYDTEDRSQVIILKSYMTRFSQLWSKTEDITFLRSELTKLLEAYKRGEINLGTENKANCDDGFDELDNPFFIEDIPINLLRFVILSEESSVMGSIPTNIWSDYEVFEFDVLTPTATTKESLDVLENVKTFINDKDLLESQAAMIQDEDILNQIRQLSLNQYIQQHETPHEEQH